ACATTGAGGTTGAAAGAATCGATTTGACCGAGAATACTTTTTTGCCGTTGTCAGTTAATTTGAAGGATCGATATTCGGTGTCTCGCTGGGCTTATGATTTGATGAGGGAATTGGACTTTCGCAGCGAAGCGAAATTATAAAAAGAAGGAGGTGCTCCTTCTTGATTAGAGTTTTTTTCGCAGTTCTTCGAAGCAAAGTTCCCTTACCAATGCGCTGAACGCGGACAACTCGCAAGGAAATTTTTGTCGCTTGCACGCGGCCAGCAATGCTTCAAGTCGCTCTTCGTAGATTTTTTGGGCGTTCTCGTTGGGTTTGCCGAGCAGGCTGTTTTTTCGGGTGGTCAGAAATGCCGTGAATACCTTGATGAGAGGCAGTCGCATTTCTTCTGTCAACAAGAAGTCTCGAAGCGACTGATTGGGTTGCATGGGCGGTCTCCTTGTTGGGGGAAAATTTATTCTATCCTATTTCATAAAATATGTCAATAATAAAACCGCTCTCAGAGCGGTTTTATTATTGATTTGAATTGTTTTAATCGCTGACTCTAAACACTTCTTCGATCGAAGTGATTCCATCCGCGGCTTTGAGCAAGCCGTCTTGAACCATGGTGATCATGCCTTGTTTGACGCCGAGTTCTTGAATGGAATATTCGGAGGCTTTTTCTTCCAAAATCAATTTTTCGATATCGGGATTCATGATTAATATTTCATAAATGCCGAGCCTGCCTTTATATTTCATGTTGTTGCACTCCGGGCACCCCTTGCCTCGATAAAATTTCAATTTGTTTAAATCCTTCGGCTTTTCCGGATTGGAGTCGGGTATAGCTTCCAATATTTTTTTAACTTTATCCAGAGTTTTTGCGTCAGGCTCGTATTCTTCTTTGCAGGCCTCGCAGATTTTTCTGGTTAAGCGTTGGCCGATAATGGCGTTCAATGCCGGCGCCAGCAAAAATCCTTTGGAGCCGAGCGCCAAAAACCTGGGAATGGCGCCGGCCGCGCTATTGGTGTGAATGGTTGATAAAAGTAGATGGCCGGTTAAGGCCGCGTTGATGGCGATATCCGACGTTTCCAAATCTCTGATTTCGCCGATCATGATAATGTCAGGATCTTGCCTCATTAATGATCTTAAGCCCTTGGCAAAATTGTAGCCCTTGGATGAATCCACCTGACTTTGGTTGATTCCTTCCAATTGATATTCGATCGGATCTTCCAAGGTGGCTATTTTTACGTCTTGTTTATTCAGTTTATTCAAAATTGCGTAAAGCGTGGTGGTTTTACCCGAACCGGTCGGACCGGTGGTGATAATCATACCATTGGGACGCGCCACTTCGATTTTTAATTTTTCATAGGCCTGGCCTCGCACGCCCAAATCATCAAAATTCAGACTGGTGGCGCTCGTGCGGAGCAATCTCATCACTACGCTCTCACCATATTGCACGGGCAAAAATGAAGCGCGAACATCTATTTTTTCATCTTCGGTATCAATGCGAAACCGCCCGTCTTGAGGTTGATTGGTAATATTGAGTTTTACTTTGGCCAAGAGTTTCAATCTGGAAATGACTTTCGGCCAATCTTCCTTTTTCAGTAAGGCGACATCATGCAATATACCATCAAGGCGGTATCTGACTTTGATTTGCTTTTCTTCGGCTTCGACGTGAATATCCGAAGTGCCGGCTTGCAGGGCGGCGGCCACGATCAAGGCGACCATTTCCGTGGCATTGGTTTGTTCAATAACTTTTTGCAATTGAGTGAAATCCGTAAAGCCTTTTGAAAATTTGTTTAATTCTTCAGCTGATATTTCCACTCCCTTGGCGGAGGGTTTGATCTTTGGAATGCGTTTGTACATTTCCATGGCCGCGTCAAAGCCTTCTTGAGTGGATTGATATATTTCAACGTTGGCTTTTCGCCTTTCAGCTATTTGAAAAGACATTTCTTTGACTTTTTCATCTTGCGGACGGGGTGAAGCCAGTCTGATCTCATTGCCGATTTCCAAAAACACGAGCGCTTGCCGTTCCAGCGCTTGTTCTTCGGGAATAATGGACAGAGCTTCCGTGCTGATCGGAAAATTCATTAAATCAATGAACTGGATGCCTGCTGACATGGCTTGTTTTTCCACTTCTTCTTTTTTTTCCTTGCCGCGGATGGTTTTCATTTTTTGTTGAAATTTGGCTTGCGCCTCGTCTGTACCATCGTCCTTTTGGGAAGCTGATGACGATGATCCCAATACTGACGGATCCTTGAGCAAATCTTCAATTGATTGAGCTCCATTGGCCATATTTTTGGCAGATTAATATTTATTTTTTGTGAGGAAAAGATGAACTCTTGCTATCATGATAGCCGTTTTTTGCGAATTTGACAATTATTGGAGAACAAATTAAAATATAGAGACTATAAAACCTCGGTTATTAGAAATAACGAGAAAATATGCCTAAGAAAAAAGAAGTCAAAGCGGTAGCGGCCGAAAGCGCTTCGAAGTCCGCGGAAAAACCGGTCGTAGTCGCGAAAAAAGAATCCAGAAAAAATTCTTCCATACCGGGTTGGGTGGCGGCCGGCATACTGTTTATCGCTGTTGTCGGATTATTTGTGTATGCTCAAAATTCAATCAGCAAAGCCAGTGAGGAAAAGAAAGCGATCGAAGGCCAGACCAGGGTTTTAAAAAACACCATCAATACTTTGGAGCAAAAAGTCAGTGATTTGAATGTTAAGACGCAAGACTTGGAAGAGAGCGCCAGAAAGAGCAATGAGTATTTGTTCGCCGAATCGATCAGCAAGAGAAAACTGCCTGATTCAGTGGAAACCAAAGATTGGCAGTTATATAAAGATGAGGAATGGAAAATGGAACTGGTCTATCCGAAGACTTGGCAAATGTCGCAGACGGCCGATCCCGAAAGTTCCAAGCCCGCTGAAGGCGCGGCCAAGGCCGAAGCGATGCGGGAAATGGTATTCGAGCCTATCGGTCAATCTTCTTTTATCAGAAGTCTGCAAATAATTCCCTACAATTTCGGTCAGGAAATGTCGCTGGAAGACAAGGTTAAATCATTTGAAGGAAAAGACGTTTTGGACAAGCAGGATTTTGAAGGCGGTAAATTGGTGTATTTCATAGAGCAGGCGAATGACATCGTTATTCCCACGGTAATGATTTTATCAGACAACGGCGATTATAAAGCGGTGTATCGCGTCAATGATTTGTTCAACGCCAAATACTTTGATTTTTTGACTGATTTCGAAGCGATGATCGGCAAAATCAAGGTTTCTCCGAAAGTGGAAGTTCCGACTCCGTAATTAAGACACTAATAATAAAAAAATGTCTTTCTCCATAGGTATTGTAGGTTTGCCAAACGTCGGCAAATCTACTTTGTTTAAAGCCTTAACAAAAAAACAAATCGACATTGCCAATTATCCTTTTTGCACGATCGAGCCCAACGTGGGTTGCGTCAAAGTGCCGGACGAGCGTTTGGATAAATTGACGATATTTTCAAAATCGGAAAAAACAATCGCGACCACCATTAATTTTGTCGATATTGCCGGCTTGGTCAAGGGCGCGCATAAGGGCGAGGGACTGGGCAACCAGTTTTTGGCCAATATCAGAGAGGCTGACGCCATTTGCCATGTGGTCAGGCATTTTACAAAAGGCGACATCATCCATGTCGAAGGCAAAGTCGATCCGGTTTCGGATTTTGAAGTGATTAAGATTGAATTGGTTTTTGCGGATTTGGCCACCATAGACAAGCACATCCGCACGGTTGAAAAAAGCTTGAAAAGCACCAAACAAAATCAGGGAAAAGACGAGCGGGCGACTCTCGAGACATTGCAAAAAATAAAAATGGCTTTGGAGGAAGGAATACCGATCAATAAACAGGGCTTATCCGAAAAAGAGGCCGAGAGTATCAGCCACCTTGATTTATTGACGGCCAAGCCGTATTTGATAGTGCTCAACGTCGATGAAGATGATTTGAAAAAAGATATTGAAATTCCTGAATTCAAAGATGAAACGGTCATTAAAATTTGCGCTCAGCTCGAAGCGGATTTGGCTGACATGCCGTCGGAAGAAGTTGATTTATATCTTAAGGAAATCGGCGAGGCGAATACCGGCCTTGATAAAATTATCGTGGCCGCTTATGAATTATTGAATTTGATCACTTTTCTTACCACCGGGCCGGATGAAACCAGAGCTTGGACCATTACGAAAGGGACATTGGCTCCGCAAGCGGCCGGGAAAATTCATACTGATTTTGAAAGAGGCTTTATCGCGGCCGAAGTCATCAATTGGCAAGAATTGCTTGATGCCGGTTCGGAAGCCGCGGCCAAAGAAAAGGGTTTGCTTAGGCTGGAAGGCAAGGTGTATGAAGTTAAGGATGGAGATGTGTGCGTGTTTCGCTTCAACGTATAGTTACGAATAATCGCATCACAGCGGCCAAGCTTGGTTTTAGTTTAAATGTTTTTATTACGAATAGTTACAAATGAGCTTGGAATAATACGCTATAAAAAAAACGGCCGAAAGGCCGTTTTTATTTTGAACTTGTCACGTTATTTGCGATAAAATTTCATTGATAAAGAATTTGTCACCACGCTCACCGAGGAAAAAGCCATGGCCAGCGCGGCAATGGCCGGATTGAGCAGCCAGCCGGTCAGGGGAAATAAAATTCCGGCGGCGATGGGAATGCCGATCGCGTTGTAGAAAAACGCCCAAAACAAATTTTGCTTTATTTTTCTCAAAGTGTATTTGCTGATATCAATCGCATTGACCACGTCATTCAAGTCATTTTTGACCAAAACGATTTCTCCGGTTTCGAGCGCCACGTCAGTGCCGGAGCCGATGGCAATGCCAAGATCCGCTTGCGCCAGCGCGGGCGCGTCATTGATGCCGTCACCAACCATGGCCACTATATTGCCCGCTGATTGCAGTTTCTTAACCTCGGCCGCCTTGTCTTGAGGCAGAATTTCCGCCAAAACTTCATCAATGCCCAGTTGCTTGGCGATCGCCTC
The genomic region above belongs to Candidatus Bipolaricaulota bacterium and contains:
- the ychF gene encoding redox-regulated ATPase YchF, whose protein sequence is MSFSIGIVGLPNVGKSTLFKALTKKQIDIANYPFCTIEPNVGCVKVPDERLDKLTIFSKSEKTIATTINFVDIAGLVKGAHKGEGLGNQFLANIREADAICHVVRHFTKGDIIHVEGKVDPVSDFEVIKIELVFADLATIDKHIRTVEKSLKSTKQNQGKDERATLETLQKIKMALEEGIPINKQGLSEKEAESISHLDLLTAKPYLIVLNVDEDDLKKDIEIPEFKDETVIKICAQLEADLADMPSEEVDLYLKEIGEANTGLDKIIVAAYELLNLITFLTTGPDETRAWTITKGTLAPQAAGKIHTDFERGFIAAEVINWQELLDAGSEAAAKEKGLLRLEGKVYEVKDGDVCVFRFNV
- a CDS encoding GspE/PulE family protein — encoded protein: MANGAQSIEDLLKDPSVLGSSSSASQKDDGTDEAQAKFQQKMKTIRGKEKKEEVEKQAMSAGIQFIDLMNFPISTEALSIIPEEQALERQALVFLEIGNEIRLASPRPQDEKVKEMSFQIAERRKANVEIYQSTQEGFDAAMEMYKRIPKIKPSAKGVEISAEELNKFSKGFTDFTQLQKVIEQTNATEMVALIVAAALQAGTSDIHVEAEEKQIKVRYRLDGILHDVALLKKEDWPKVISRLKLLAKVKLNITNQPQDGRFRIDTEDEKIDVRASFLPVQYGESVVMRLLRTSATSLNFDDLGVRGQAYEKLKIEVARPNGMIITTGPTGSGKTTTLYAILNKLNKQDVKIATLEDPIEYQLEGINQSQVDSSKGYNFAKGLRSLMRQDPDIIMIGEIRDLETSDIAINAALTGHLLLSTIHTNSAAGAIPRFLALGSKGFLLAPALNAIIGQRLTRKICEACKEEYEPDAKTLDKVKKILEAIPDSNPEKPKDLNKLKFYRGKGCPECNNMKYKGRLGIYEILIMNPDIEKLILEEKASEYSIQELGVKQGMITMVQDGLLKAADGITSIEEVFRVSD